A segment of the Lycium barbarum isolate Lr01 chromosome 7, ASM1917538v2, whole genome shotgun sequence genome:
CTTGGTCAAAATTTTACGTTTTTCGTCTTCAACTTTCCTCGCTCGGCGAGGCCTCTAGTGAACTCTGGTCTAGCTTTGGAGCTTGCTATCCCACAACACTTAGATAAATTATGCTCTTCTGATTTCATAGTTCTATACTTTAGTTTTTTAGTACGGAATGTTACAGATAACTAAGGGGGTctcgatacttgtgaggtgatgaGTACTTTTATCGGCATCGGTGCCATGCTATGGGTATTTGTGTAGTATCGAGTTGTATAGTTCagtctgaatgccatattttagGCATTAGCTAATAGCGTAGATTTCTTACGTGAGATGTGATCGGGACATGAGATCCCTCATTTATTGTTTCTATGCTTTATACCTGTCGTAATTGTGATTATGTATTTTTATCACTCATAAATACTcatttaaaagtggaaaagagctAAGAATGAGCCTTTATTGATATAGCCTTGTTGCTTATTATTGTGTAGGTCGCATTCATGCTTTTATATGGTATCTCATGCATATTATGCTTGAAgatacatatgtgatgtccgATGGGAAATGGTTCTGGACGGAGTGATGTGAATGGTAAAGAGCCGAATTGGATAAAGATATGTAATGTGAGCCTAATTAGCTAAGTATATGTCATATGAGCCTAATTGTCTAGAGACATGTAATGTGAGCCTAATTTCCTAAGTAATGAGATTGGTAGACTACGGTGGCTAAGAACCTGATGGAAAATGATTCGGGGTGGTGTATAGACCTTGCGAGTCTCCCATGAGTCACGTATTCCATATTACGGCACGTGTGTATACCGATGATGGAAAGGCCTTGCACTTCATTGCATTTGCATATCATATCATCTTATGAACTTCTTGTTGTGTGACTTGCTTGAATTGTTGATTGAAATGTACTTATCATGCTTAAATGATTATTTGATTGATTTATGGACTTGGAGGATTCTCATACTTAGGCTTGTAACTTCTTAATATTGTTATGTTGGACTAATCGtggttaagtgtggaagtaagCATTCATAAGACTAATCCTCATCTCTGTTTTAGTTTAGGGTCGGTCGACGATGTTGCTGAGTACATGGTGATTCCTGACactcactctacacttgttgcacctttttgtgtgcagattcgGTTCCTAGCACGAGTGAAGCTCGAGACTTCACTGCCCGTTGCGGAGTTGCTTTGGAGGACTGGGGGTGAGCTACTATCTAATCTGTGGCACCGGATTCCTCTTCTATCTTTATTTCTGTCTTACTTCATCCTAGACAGTGTATTCAGGTGTTATCCTACACTTGTATTTCTATAGTAgtagttcttgtactagtgacactaGGTTTTGGGGATTTATAGTACTTATTCCGTATTATTATTATAATGAGATTTATTTAAGACTTTGAAATGACTTGTTTGATTATTCTCATGTTTTACTTGATTAATTTGTTGGAAAAAGGTTGGGGATGGCTTATCTACTTGGTGggagtatgtcacgacccaaccccgtaggccgtgactagtgcccgatttggacactcatattgcctgttaactgtaatcatttatcaCTAGCATGTCacgaacttatttgtataaacagATAGGGTGTTATTTTTAAGGCTGTCaaaattttgtatgtcgtaggcacctgtctcctgaataattaaaatttttaaacaacaacatatatatattcctacgcaagccgacaaggctgccacgatatgcaacataccaaacatacatatatatgcaagccgacaaggctgccattacgaatgggtacgccccaaacatatgtcataatcataaaacgcgtcaacaaccataaacagacccacacaaatgtccacagacctctaagagtaatgaccgtatcatatggcgggacagggccccgccgtacccaaataaactcatatgaattcaacataagggagttataccacaagctaggctccggaacaaaggagcagtcaaaatagctgaataagtgtcctaagctggcggatctccgaaatgaacgtctgtacctgcgggcatgaacgcagccccccaaagaaagggggtcaatacggaatatgtactgagcatgtaaagcatgaaacatagtgatagactcatactgagataagatgtataggactcaatgcaactaacagaatttcataaagacttgcctttgaacatatttcatctgtatcattctcatatcaatgtcaatatagtgttttgtaatcaaagctgcataatcattctgtatataacatgtatacgtgtcccggccctctagtgaggggctcggtaattaaaatcatagtatcataaacatgcacatagacgtgtcccggccctttcgtaagggactcggtaataaggaatatatatgccctcttggccaccatctccatatcatcatatcatcacatcatcatatcatcatatatatataacgtgtcccggccctctagtgagggactcggtgaatatagtcatagcatcataaacataaacatatacgtgtcccggccctttaatgagggactcggtaataatatagtagatgtgcgcacgagaacgtgtcctggcccgggactcagtgaaggatatagcgataagcacgagcagaataataagcaaccacatatatgaaatgcatcttttgagactcaatagataagcaactaaccagctctaaagtattgggataataatcatattcaattcttttcaactctcattataagccatagcaaggaacgtttcagctttcatgtacatgtatcaattttcatgatgtagcttttgaaaatcaagtatacttctattcatgccattcttttaagagtaggaacttctatacatcattcattagtcaatcatgtagtaggctcgtgacaatagcattaaggaaatatagaatcataagtcatgcatggaactagagaatagaatttaccccaaggttcatatcatttcatacttacgtctaggatatgccaagaaaagaaggaataagctttacatatctttagcgtttagttgtattctaacttgtacttgctgcccaaatacacctatcctatatcaagatatcaagagctacaattagtctacaagggaattcaatatgtatcttaacgttaacaatccctttcaaacatttagaccacgtttcgttcgcattcaaaccaactacatacaaccaatccaacatcaataatcatatgttcaataccaacccggacagcccacataacattccaaatatcccacattcacaacattccataacgattcacatacggctactacattctcaagttactcctaataatccgtagccttaacgttttcgtgtaacaactttacaacaacccaaacaacgtaaatacaatatagattcttaactatcattagtatttccaatttatAGAAgacagcatgtccaaaacagttcctaacaacaacacgcccaaaacagtccctaaccaatcaacacgcccaaaacagtccctaaccaacaacataaaggtgcccggaattcttgcaaacgtttacgaacataccaagcaaaccacatatgattcttacacattatttcatgtcttcatttcatataatttcagtaaaatacgaccagcagtcacaagataaatatatcaccaaattcgtacgcaaatagctacattgtcgacactaaaaccttacaacgacaacaacatgtttaatgacattactttcatgatccttggaactgttttagcatcatttaaattcttataacagcccacaattcattccaatttcgacctgaatcattgcacttcactttcactaaacgttcacaacaagaatcaacactcaacacatacaaattcacctctagcactaaaacagtccactattttggactgcttatatgcttcaacataattcatttctttaacaccttaattcacatattcaacatgcacacaatacaccacaatgtccataacaacaacaatcaaaatgtgacacaaaacagtccacaaattcctctaaaacagccccctcacacggcttcaacacaactacaacaacttcatgattttcattcatttatccatactacaacacattcaatccatttccaatacatgtacaagaatattaagcatcatttcacctaagtttatagcacacagcccacttcaacttcaacaacaacagtccctaacttacgataacatctaagtccatatatcgcttgtatatcaacgtttcctccatgtatacaccatattaaacctttaatccaattaataacatgagtaggaggttgaaattacctttaacaatcagaatcttcaagaatcttgttcctctttccagcttcttgcttacaacacaaggaaaacttaggctacaacttctctttaactaatatcatgtcaagggtctaggatttagcttatatgatggctcaattagaaagggggtttgggagagaaaataagggttcttggatctgtttaagtcgtgtgaagtgatatagggaaaagtggtggcttatatattaagtttaatgggcctcatgggccgaaatatgagtgtttgggtcgggtccaaacttgctgccctgccagcccaaattgcatcgtctatatctccttatcccgatatcattttgatgagcggtttgttgtgttggaaactagactcgatgaacttaattttaggattttgaaacaccttaaaacccctcatatgctaggagatatgcctcctacaatataggctaaaatcgggtccgaaatgtttactgaagttgttccgattaatttcgtttaacttctaatcctcttccaacctcatgtaacctcttatacatacatatacacactcatatacatactcataacatgatttcaaatcctttagattaccatgtcacctcgggatacttaaggcaaccatatatataacgatattcttactaactcgactaactttccttgaaccttcataactcattttttcttgttttacttcaagtagcacggattattatggagtgtaacagagTAGTTGGCTTTAGGGCTTtagaaattgggtcgtgacaaacataaAGTGTCGTAGATCATGCTTAAGATAAGTGACGACAAGAGTTCCTAAAGTAAACTTGAAGGGATTTTAGACGGTCGCTTAAGATAAATGATATCAATAGCCTTTATGTGGTCATAATTGGGACATGGAGGGTAGTTAAGATGGATTATGATGATGGAGTCTAAAGGTCCTTAACAGGTGACGAAATGATATTTAGGATGAACTGTATGTCTAGATTTCAGGTGGTTGTTTggtagttataaattataaagtaAGATCAAACATGTGGATAGCTTCGGGGGTTCGTCGACATACTTCAAATTCTATTGAGGCTTAGTTATATGGATAAGTTTTAGAGTCTCTTTAATGGATTCTAGATCGCTACTTAAAGTAAATCATATCGATGGTGTTAGGTAATCGTTATGAATCTATAGTTCTCAACTTAAGGTGAAACGTGTTGACAGTATGTGGATTATTTAAGAGATGCTTGAAAGTGTAATTGTGTGAGCATATGCGTGATTTACAGCTGATAGGCCATGTAGCATCAGTTTAGTAGATACAGGTACATTAGTCTGGTAGTTAAAGGCTCACAAGTCTGGTAGTTACCGGGTTACAAGTCGGGCAGATATCAGATGTATACAAGGTCGTTGAAGCTCAGCAGTTACCACTAGTGAACAAGACCTGTTGTGGCTCGACAGATTATTTATTGTGTGTTCATTTGGTTTTTGCGTTCATTTGATTTATATGTTATAAGGAAAGGTAAGAAAAACATATCTAACATACCATCATCCCAAGTGTTTCAGTGAACAATCTCAGAACGTTGCTCCATATAGCAACCGAAAGATATCAGCAGAAAAACTCAGAAGAATGTTCAGAACAATCTCAATACAGTAAGATGTATTATGTGACTTCATAGAGTATTCATTGGCCTCCTGATGTATTCATTTGATCATGTTTCATTTGTATATAGTTTAGTTTCAGTATTTTCATATACTATCCAGTCTGCattacatacaagtacaattctTTCAATACTCACGTCCCTTTTGTCGGGTGACGCTTTGTTCATATATCAGGTCTAGGCATATAGGTTGGCAGACTTCTTTACTAGATAGTGTGGACATTCAGCTGTAATATTGTTAGGTCCACTTCTGTATGGAGCTGAGTTAGGTCTAGTATCTTCATGTATAGAGACTACAGGTAGGTCGGGGCCCTGTCTTGACACTTGTATCAGTTGTCCAGTTGTAGGTACTCGTAGAGGCTTCATAGAAATAATTTGTGGGTTATTTGTATTCAGTTGTATGTGTTAGGCCAATTGCGACATTTGTATACAGAAGTCTTTATGTTTCTCATTTGTCTTTCAAACTTGGCATGTATCTGTTACAAGTACATGGTAGTTGCATATAGTGCATGGTCCGCCCCATTTGAGTTTTGTTATGTTACCTTTTCCATATTCGACGTCTTGATAGTTGATGTTGAATGTCTGCACATAAGCCAAGCTCCATTTGCTATATCATAAGAAATCTTATACAAAGCACTCCCACATCCCACATCCCACATCCCATAATCTCACAGCttactttttttttcataagaagcaagttttatcaaaataatataaaaaatcaaTAGCCTCAAGAAATTATGTATTTAGAATCTAATGTTCTTTATAGCTTATAATAAAAATTTGTAACtggaaatttaagaaaaattatGTGATTTGTAActgaaaatttaagaaaaaaaatatgttttgACAACTTTGTTTAAGAAAATAGTATTAACATAAAACCCAAAAAAACAGAGGAAACAAAACCCAAAAAATTAGAGGAAACAAATATATAGTGATAaaccactcccccccccccccccccccccccaaaacaatTTTGACAAATTAGATAAATGGTGACCCTGGCTCAAACATCTCATTTTTTATTCTTGTTAGTTAATTTCAGTGTTAAATATTTTTAGGTCTCCTTGACATTTAGTGTTAAACACTTCTATTGGTATGAAAATTACTGTGATCCTATGTCATATCATCGACAAAGCACAAGGTGAAATGTCATAGGACTTCAAAAACTAATTGGTTTCTTTCGTCATTCAAATTGTTAGAAAAAAATATGGGCCTTTTAGCTTCATAATACTTGAAGAGACATGTGCAAAACATACATAGAAGAACAATAAAGATCATCATTTAAATTCCAGAGGTGCAACAATAAAGTactgagaaaaaaagaaaaagaaaatgaagttCNNNNNNNNNNNNNNNNNNNNNNNNNNNNNNNNNNNNNNNNNNNNNNNNNNNNNNNNNNNNNNNNNNNNNNNNNNNNNNNNNNNNNNNNNNNNNNNNNNNNNNNNNNNNNNNNNNNNNNNNNNNNNNNNNNNNNNNNNNNNNNNNNNNNNNNNNNNNNNNNNNNNNNNNNNNNNNNNNNNNNNNNNNNNNNNNNNNNNNNNNNNNNNNNNNNNNNNNNNNNNNNNNNNNNNNNNNNNNNNNNNNNTAAATTCGCGCGCACTACAACTATTCCTATCAATTAAACCTTCTACTACGTTAAACGTGTCTCGCCAGACATTTCCCTCGCTGAAAGCCATAGTTTCTTTTTCAATTTCCAATTGGAGCTCCCTTAACTCTTCTTCTGGGATGTCTGGAAAATGAGGATCATTCTTTTTTTCTTCCTACAAATAAAACAAATCACACAGCACTACAAAGAAATTACAAGAGGAGATCTCACTTGTATACACATTAGATTGAATTACATATTAAATTTAATAGAAAGAATGAGGGATTAAAGctcaaaaaaaaaacagaaaagggTAAATGAGAATGCTGGCCAAAGAGAGATGTCGCATCACTTCACTCAATGCCCAACTTTACTGTAGATATAGATTTATCCCACTAAAAATTCCCATTATTATTTAATCACACACCCCAGCTATTTATTTATATAGTTTGAGAAATTAACTAATAGGGGTTCCtatgaattaataaaaaaaaatggttgtTCATGTTACGAAAGAGATCATTATGAATGTACTTGCAATTTCGTTAATCAGTTAATCGATATCTTAACAACCACCAATAATATTATACCtctattattatcataattaaatAACAATTTCTTAACTATCACCGAATAAATATTGTGTATGAAGATATATGTCTTGAAGTTTAAATGGAATAACATTATTATTAGAATCGTCtttctattttcctttttctagAATAACTAGCTAGAATCAAGTAATTAAAGGGATATGAAAGACCGATATAATAGAAAAGTTTGTAACTAAATTGAATTGAAGTACTACAAAATAGAAATACATAGAGAAGTTCTATTCCGACATAGACATATGAATAAAAACATAACCTGCACAGTGCCATTCACATTTAAGATGACATGGCTACATAAAAGGTTTAAATCTTGAATATTTATTTCAAGGTTATAGCACATTAGTTATACTTGTTAATGATATATTCGCCTCAACTCCACCACCGCCACCACCGAGTACATTACCAACCCCACCACCACATGCTACTCCTATACCTCCCCCTAAACCAGCTCCTAATCCAAAACCGCTTCCACCAACTCCAAACCCTCCTCCTCCACCAGCTCCTCCCGCTATGCTTCCATCATATCCTATAGCTCCTCTGAATCCACCTCCAGCACCACCACCTAGCCCTTCACCAATACCATCATTTACACCACCTCCAAATCCTTCACCAGCTCCACCTCCAAATCCTCCACCAACTTCACCTCCAATACCGCCACTAATTCCCTTTCCACTACCTGTTCCAAAGCCGCCACCTCCTCCACCTCCAAATCCCCCACCTATTCCTGTACCAATTCCCTTTCCAATGCCTCCTCCTAGACCTCCTCCAATGCctcctccagctcctccacccaCTCCTCCCCCAAAGCTGCGACCTCCTCCACCTCCAAATCCCCCACTTATTCCTGCACCAGTTCCCTTTCCGATGCCTCCTCCTAGACCTCCTTCAGCCCCTCCACCAACTCCTCTACCCTTACCAATACCACCTCCAATTCCTCCTCCGGCCCCTTCACCAACCCCAAACCCAATTCCTTTATCTATCCCTCCTCCAACTCCTCCTCCAGCCCCTCCACCAAATCCTCCACCCTTTCCTATGCCTCCTCCAATTCCTCCTCCACCAATTCCACCACCATTTTCTATGCCTCTTCCAACTCCTCCTCCAATGCCTCCACTAATTCCTCCACCCTTTCCTATGCCTCCTCCAACTCCTCCACCAGCGTTTTCACTCTTTCTTTTGCCTCCTCCAACGCCTCCACCAATTCCTTCACCCTTTCCTATGCCTCCTCCCTTACCAACGCCTCCTACAACCCCTCCACCGActcctccaattcctccaccctTTCCAATGCCTCCTCCTACTCCTCCTACAACACCACCACCTTTTTCTGGTACTCCAGGATTAACACCATATCCAGGCCCACTAGGCACACCGCCATATTCTTGCTTAGGAACAATACTTGGTATATCACCATATCCAGTTCCAGTAGGCAACCCAGTAGGTATCTGTCCTATTAGTGGTATACCGGGAATTCCAGGAATTCTACCATATCCTTTGCCAGGTTCTTCACTTATTAAAGGAATAATAGGAAAATCACCAGGAGCTCCTCTTATTAAAGGTATACCTCGAATACCACTTGATCCTCCTAACAAAGGTATGTTAGTATCACTACCATATCCTTGACGATGTTTTCCTACTAAAGGAATAATGCCAGGATCTCCTCTTATTAAAGGAATGCCTATACCGTATCCTTGATCAGGTCCTCCATTTGAAAAAGGAATGACCCAACTACCATCAAAAGGTTGCGTAGCTTTTTTAAGACTACCATCATCTTTTCTGCCCTCTCCACTAATAACACCACGATTTTCATCCCCTCCACCAATTCTATTACCAACTCCACCTTCTCTACCTATGTCGTTATTAAACCCAGAGCCTCCATTTCTTCCTCCATTTCTTACTTTATTAGGAATTCCTATGAGAATTTCGCTACCTTTTTCTTCTTCTAAAGTAGAACTCTTCTTGACCAATTTGCAGTTCTCCAATATCCTAGCCTCTATGCAAATCACTAGGAGTGAGAAAAGCAACACTAGGATACCCCTCCACTCCATTTTCTCTCTTCAAATCTGCCCTTAACTATTCTAACTAGATCTTAAGCTTCGTGACTTTTTAAAGAGAAACATTGAAGGTTAGTAATTAATATGTGCATATCCACCGCTAAAACAATTAAATAGTCTCAGTTCTTTAACTGATTCACACTCATAGAAATATACAAAAAAGGAGTAAGGTGTAACATTATGGTTCAACCACCTCTCATTAATCTGCCTTGATGATGTCATTAGACTTTCAAATATTAAACAGCTCATAATGCACGCATAGGTCTTTAAATGGATGAGTAAATTACAAAAAGAAATTGCTAACTTTATGGGGGGGAAATGCCAACCTCTATTTTCTAAAATTATAATCTACTGCCTTGGTTTTGCAGAAATATCCCATGCTAAACTATAAAACTACTCTTTATGGTGCAAATTGATGAACTCATCTAATACGAGTACTATTTTCTGCTTTATCCCTGGAtacaactttttcttttcttgttggtGGTTCGTTTTGGGGTTGATGGAATATCAATCACTTccttttggaaaataaaaaattacaagtTTACTTAAATTCTATTATGTTTTATTACGTGTCGTGTTTCCAAATTGGAAAAATCAATATCTGTTAGCTACAGTTAActacaaacaaaaacaaaaacatttCATACTTATCAGCCAAATTAGTAACATGAATAGGAGGTCACACACAATTTGTAAATTAATAGGGTCTATCTatgtaattaattaaaataaagaaaaaaactaGATGTTAAGTCAAAGTACGGGTAGCAGTGCAAAAACAGTTACAGAGGAAGATAGTGAGTCAAATAAGTATGTTCACATTATAATAAATAGAGCTTCATCTACTAAAATACAATTAATTGCAAATTACTGTAATCTTGATTTGGTTTGAAAATTAGAATTTAATGCGGATGACCTATGGAGTGCGTTAACTATACTTTGTCAAATTGATGTATCTCCAAGTTATTGCTGTGTTGCAAGTGCACAGTAGGCCTTTGGACTTTATTTATCGTATTTTAATTAAGAATATTTGTATTTGACATTGAAGTTGAATAAGAATATTTGGAAGTTATATTTTGAAATGAATTTTATTTGGAACCAAAAGTGAAGATTTGTAAGGAAAACCCATTATTTCACTTGATATATGACACCCAAAACTAGTTCTAAAAGGAATAAGCGGTCGTCGCAAATCTAATCTAATTTTATGTCCggatcgatcccacagagaactatttttttttatcaaacttTTACTATCACCAagagaattaattcatcaacttTTCCcaattataatatttttttatttgtatTGTGAACTTACAAATAATAATTAGCACAAAAGTAATACAATTATCAAATAAATATTACAGACTTCTTCGATAATAAAATGCGTAGGATTATTGttttccaaaatatcaaaataaacTCTTAACGTGTTAACTATAATCTTGCCAAACTACTTTCTATCAATCGTGAACATTTTCCAGTACCCGCTGAAGGGCAACGCAGCCAAAGCAATGGCTTTAGGCCTAAAATATTGGGGGCCCATTTTCACTAATAATAGGTTTatgaattaatttttttaaagaaaatactcCCTCTATCCTAATGTATGCGATATTTTTCTATTATCGATATTCAAAATGCATGATTTTTTaccaatattttaagatgtattttttcaccaaattgatatgaaaaGAGTTATAATTTATagtagtacttttcatgtagttctcaaatatataaattttaaccttaaaatattgagttaatctaattcaatttagcttcaaaatttagtcaaattgactctcgaaaatcGACAAgtattacataaattgggacagagggaataGTATTTAATAGTAAAAAG
Coding sequences within it:
- the LOC132601547 gene encoding glycine-rich cell wall structural protein 1.8-like, producing the protein MEWRGILVLLFSLLVICIEARILENCKLVKKSSTLEEEKGSEILIGIPNKVRNGGRNGGSGFNNDIGREGGVGNRIGGGDENRGVISGEGRKDDGSLKKATQPFDGSWVIPFSNGGPDQGYGIGIPLIRGDPGIIPLVGKHRQGYGSDTNIPLLGGSSGIRGIPLIRGAPGDFPIIPLISEEPGKGYGRIPGIPGIPLIGQIPTGLPTGTGYGDIPSIVPKQEYGGVPSGPGYGVNPGVPEKGGGVVGGVGGGIGKGGGIGGVGGGVVGGVGKGGGIGKGEGIGGGVGGGKRKSENAGGGVGGGIGKGGGISGGIGGGVGRGIENGGGIGGGGIGGGIGKGGGFGGGAGGGVGGGIDKGIGFGVGEGAGGGIGGGIGKGRGVGGGAEGGLGGGIGKGTGAGISGGFGGGGGRSFGGGVGGGAGGGIGGGLGGGIGKGIGTGIGGGFGGGGGGGFGTGSGKGISGGIGGEVGGGFGGGAGEGFGGGVNDGIGEGLGGGAGGGFRGAIGYDGSIAGGAGGGGGFGVGGSGFGLGAGLGGGIGVACGGGVGNVLGGGGGGVEANISLTSITNEEKKNDPHFPDIPEEELRELQLEIEKETMAFSEGNVWRDTFNVVEGLGDFLVGGSRAQGTRPQDLEGSLEGYLRKGLFVQVATLCKEGYACKKAMHAWLIRGSFMQGGQCSSRAAELLQPIQEQMRDQVPPHERPGPKIKKKPRVERPSPRKGKKVGVRGGSKENVKQRNEEDAAESPKGAEEPNLYATKSPEGTEEPGPSFSPLEAEQLILYQAPLRLDKEVKHFFATTKKLTSGL